One window of the Nitrospira sp. genome contains the following:
- the ffh gene encoding signal recognition particle protein, which translates to MLDALSDKFEKILKKLRGQGVLTEQNIGEALKEVRLALLEADVNFKIVKDFIERVRVKAVGQEVLQSLTPGHQVVKVVWDELCDMMGREKAGLALHSQPPTVVMMVGLQGAGKTTTCGKLARLFKGQGKRVLLVAADPRRPAAGDQLSSLGRDLGIDVHRVDNAQATQSDVVRICQAGVERGREQGFDLVVLDTGGRLHIDDGLMGELVAVKTAVTPHEILLVADAMTGQDAVTMATQFDQKVGLTGVILTKVEGDARGGAVLSIRAVTGKPIKFLGMGEKLDALEVFHPDRMASRILGMGDVLSLIEKAQATFTQEQAEEAQQRLTSNSFTLEDFRKQMAQMNKLGSLEQILGMLPGGQKLKSVIEGDKPEREMKRVTAMIDSMTTRERRDHTIINGSRKKRIARGSGASVQDVNRLIKQFLSAKKLAKAMTGTGGRRQLAQLMRSM; encoded by the coding sequence ATGCTGGATGCACTGAGCGATAAGTTCGAGAAAATCCTGAAGAAGCTTCGTGGGCAAGGCGTGCTTACGGAGCAGAATATCGGCGAAGCCTTGAAGGAAGTCCGGCTGGCGTTGCTCGAAGCCGATGTGAACTTCAAGATCGTCAAGGATTTCATCGAACGGGTTCGCGTTAAAGCGGTCGGGCAGGAAGTGCTGCAAAGCCTGACGCCTGGTCATCAGGTCGTTAAGGTGGTGTGGGATGAGCTCTGTGACATGATGGGCCGTGAGAAGGCGGGTTTGGCCCTCCATTCTCAACCGCCCACCGTGGTGATGATGGTCGGGTTGCAAGGCGCCGGAAAAACGACGACCTGCGGGAAGCTGGCCCGGCTTTTCAAGGGCCAGGGGAAGCGGGTGCTCTTAGTCGCTGCGGACCCGCGTCGACCTGCGGCTGGCGATCAGCTCAGCAGTCTTGGCCGTGATCTTGGAATTGATGTTCATCGCGTCGACAATGCGCAGGCCACTCAGTCGGACGTCGTGCGGATCTGCCAGGCCGGGGTCGAGCGTGGACGCGAGCAGGGATTTGACCTGGTCGTCCTTGATACCGGCGGTCGTCTGCACATTGATGACGGGTTGATGGGAGAGCTGGTTGCCGTGAAGACGGCGGTGACGCCGCATGAAATCCTGCTGGTGGCCGATGCGATGACGGGTCAGGATGCCGTCACGATGGCCACCCAGTTCGATCAGAAGGTGGGTCTCACCGGGGTGATCCTAACGAAGGTCGAAGGTGATGCTCGTGGTGGAGCGGTCTTATCCATCCGTGCAGTCACCGGTAAGCCGATTAAGTTTCTCGGTATGGGCGAAAAACTGGATGCCCTGGAAGTTTTTCATCCCGATCGGATGGCTTCCCGAATCCTCGGGATGGGCGACGTCCTTTCGCTGATCGAAAAGGCGCAAGCGACGTTTACGCAGGAACAGGCCGAAGAGGCGCAGCAGCGCCTGACCAGTAATAGCTTTACGCTTGAGGATTTTCGCAAGCAGATGGCTCAGATGAACAAGCTGGGCTCGCTGGAGCAGATTCTCGGCATGTTGCCGGGCGGACAGAAGTTGAAGAGTGTGATCGAGGGGGATAAGCCGGAGCGCGAGATGAAGCGGGTCACGGCGATGATCGACTCGATGACGACTCGTGAGCGGCGTGACCATACCATCATCAACGGCAGCCGGAAGAAGCGGATTGCTCGCGGTAGCGGCGCGAGTGTGCAGGACGTGAATCGCCTGATCAAGCAATTCTTGTCGGCGAAGAAATTGGCAAAGGCCATGACGGGGACAGGGGGGCGGCGCCAATTGGCCCAACTCATGCGCTCCATGTAG
- a CDS encoding DUF4321 domain-containing protein: protein MRKSPWVLLIFVLIGGLLGGILGEILHVMAPQGNIQSIFSTHFTPGISPPLTIDLVLIKFTIGFSIKVNLLSILGMFIGVYLYKHV from the coding sequence GTGAGAAAGTCACCCTGGGTTCTTCTCATTTTCGTACTCATCGGCGGGCTACTCGGCGGAATTCTTGGAGAAATTCTGCATGTGATGGCACCGCAGGGTAACATTCAGAGCATCTTCTCCACGCATTTCACCCCTGGAATCAGCCCTCCCCTCACGATCGACCTGGTGCTCATCAAGTTCACGATCGGATTCAGTATCAAGGTGAACTTACTGAGCATCCTTGGCATGTTTATCGGAGTCTACCTGTACAAGCACGTTTAA
- the uvrB gene encoding excinuclease ABC subunit UvrB, with protein MPQFKLEAPFHPCGHQPEAIAKLTTGVRAGRKHQALLGVTGSGKTFTMANLIEQVQKPTLVLVHNKTLAGQLYQEFKQFFPQNAVEYFISYYDYYQPEAYLPQTDTYIAKDASINDAIDQMRHSATRSLLERNDVIIVSSVSCIYGLGSPEIYHGMLLYLEVGMEIRREKILAKLVEIQYARNDVDFHRGTFRARGDVIEIFPAASDAVSVRIELFGDVIDAIHEIDPLTGKSLGKLPKVPIYPNTHYLIAPDRYERAITGIEEELDERVLYFQKHKQLVEAQRIAQRTKFDLEMIRAMGYCHGIENYSRHLSGRAPGEAPPTLIDYFPKDFLMIIDESHATVSQVGGMYAGDYSRKRTLVDYGFRLPSAIDNRPLKFEEFERILNQVVYVSATLGNYELEHAAGAVVEQIIRPTGLMDPCIEVQPAKGQVDHLLGEVRKEVAKGGRVLVTTLTKRMAEDLSEYYHELGVKVRYLHSDIKTLERAEIIRDLRRGVFDVLVGINLLREGLDLPEVTLVAILDADKEGYLRSYRSLIQTAGRAARNVEGRVVFYGDIITESMKVAMGETTRRRLIQAEYNSAHGITPASIKKEIPALEYAVAELDYVHLDLAAETMEPYGKDETVGQVILRLEGEMKAAAKELAFERAAELRNQIRALRLKDLDLKA; from the coding sequence GTGCCGCAGTTCAAGCTCGAAGCCCCGTTTCATCCCTGTGGTCATCAGCCCGAGGCGATTGCCAAGCTGACGACCGGCGTTCGTGCCGGCAGAAAGCATCAAGCCCTTCTCGGAGTGACCGGATCAGGCAAGACCTTTACGATGGCGAACCTGATCGAGCAGGTTCAGAAGCCGACGCTCGTGCTTGTGCATAACAAGACCTTGGCCGGGCAGTTGTACCAGGAGTTCAAACAGTTTTTCCCGCAGAACGCCGTCGAGTACTTCATCAGTTACTACGACTACTACCAGCCGGAAGCCTACCTTCCCCAGACGGATACCTACATTGCCAAGGATGCGTCGATCAACGACGCGATCGATCAGATGCGCCACTCGGCGACCCGGTCCTTGTTAGAGCGGAACGACGTCATCATCGTCTCGTCGGTCTCGTGCATTTACGGCCTGGGTTCGCCGGAGATCTACCATGGCATGTTGTTGTATCTCGAAGTGGGGATGGAAATTCGGCGCGAGAAGATTTTGGCGAAGCTTGTCGAGATTCAATATGCGCGGAATGATGTCGATTTTCATCGCGGGACGTTCCGTGCGCGCGGGGATGTCATTGAAATATTCCCGGCTGCCAGCGATGCGGTTTCGGTTCGAATCGAACTGTTCGGCGACGTGATCGATGCGATCCACGAGATCGATCCGCTGACCGGGAAATCGCTGGGCAAATTACCCAAAGTGCCGATCTATCCCAATACCCACTATTTGATTGCGCCGGATCGGTACGAGCGAGCGATCACCGGGATTGAGGAAGAGCTCGATGAGCGCGTCCTCTATTTTCAGAAGCACAAGCAGCTGGTCGAGGCGCAGCGCATCGCGCAGCGGACGAAGTTCGACCTCGAAATGATCCGCGCCATGGGGTACTGCCACGGCATCGAAAACTATTCGCGCCATCTGAGCGGCCGGGCGCCTGGTGAGGCTCCTCCGACGCTCATCGACTACTTCCCCAAAGACTTTCTCATGATCATCGATGAGTCGCATGCCACGGTTTCACAGGTGGGCGGGATGTATGCGGGTGACTATTCACGGAAGCGGACGCTGGTGGACTACGGGTTTCGCCTGCCCTCCGCCATCGATAACCGGCCGCTCAAGTTCGAGGAGTTCGAGCGGATCCTGAACCAGGTGGTCTATGTATCGGCGACGCTGGGGAACTACGAGCTGGAGCATGCGGCGGGTGCGGTGGTCGAGCAGATTATTCGGCCGACCGGGTTGATGGATCCCTGCATTGAGGTGCAACCGGCAAAGGGACAAGTGGATCATCTCCTAGGAGAGGTGAGAAAAGAGGTAGCCAAAGGCGGTCGCGTATTAGTGACGACCCTCACAAAGCGGATGGCGGAAGATCTCAGCGAGTACTATCACGAGTTGGGGGTGAAGGTGCGGTACCTACATTCCGATATCAAAACGCTGGAACGGGCGGAGATCATCCGCGACTTGCGCCGGGGAGTATTCGACGTGCTGGTGGGGATCAATCTCCTGCGGGAAGGGCTGGATCTACCCGAGGTGACGCTGGTGGCTATTCTTGATGCTGACAAGGAGGGCTATCTGCGATCCTATCGGTCTCTGATTCAAACGGCCGGGCGTGCGGCAAGAAATGTTGAGGGGCGCGTGGTGTTTTATGGCGATATCATCACAGAGTCGATGAAAGTCGCCATGGGAGAGACGACTCGCCGGCGTCTGATCCAGGCTGAGTATAACTCAGCCCATGGGATTACCCCGGCCAGTATTAAGAAAGAGATTCCTGCGTTGGAGTATGCGGTAGCCGAGCTGGATTATGTCCATCTGGATCTGGCGGCCGAGACCATGGAGCCCTACGGCAAAGACGAAACCGTGGGGCAGGTGATTCTTCGGTTGGAAGGCGAGATGAAGGCGGCAGCCAAGGAGCTGGCGTTTGAGCGTGCAGCAGAATTGCGCAATCAGATCAGGGCATTGAGGCTGAAGGATTTGGATCTGAAGGCTTAA
- a CDS encoding RNA-binding protein gives MGSKIYVGGLPYSTTEQQLSDLFAVHGAVTSSRIITDKFTGQSRGFGFVEMSGDSEAQAAITALNGTQLGGRTLTVNEARPQEPRSGGGGGGGRGGFGGGGGGRY, from the coding sequence ATGGGTTCGAAGATTTACGTCGGTGGATTGCCCTACTCAACAACCGAGCAACAGCTGAGCGATTTGTTCGCTGTGCACGGAGCCGTGACGTCGTCACGCATCATCACGGACAAGTTCACGGGCCAGTCCCGTGGATTCGGTTTCGTGGAGATGTCGGGGGACAGCGAAGCGCAGGCGGCGATTACCGCGTTGAACGGCACCCAGCTCGGCGGCCGGACATTGACTGTGAATGAAGCCCGTCCTCAAGAGCCCCGTTCCGGTGGCGGCGGCGGTGGTGGGCGTGGCGGATTCGGTGGTGGTGGCGGCGGTCGGTACTAA
- a CDS encoding thioredoxin domain-containing protein, translating to MTQADSFPNRLITESSPYLRQHALNPVDWYAWGPEALAKAKAEDKPILLSIGYSACHWCHVMSHECFENREIAAVLNEYFVSVKVDREERPDLDDIYQKAAQVFLGRGGGWPLTMFLTPDQEPFYGGTYFPPVSRHNLPGFPQVLQGVLDAYRNHRDDVEKNVERVKAGLARVSLHQPSQEPLTDALLVDGVKDLGLFFDPVNGGFGEGPKFPTVPPLSLLLRHTYRSKDVTAQEKVLLQLRKMAAGGIYDHLGGGFHRYSVDGQWLIPHFEKMLYDNAQLVRIYLDGWRLTKEARFRQVVEETLEWTRRELAHADGAFFAAQDADSEGEEGRFFIWDQAEILAVLGQELGEMFCRAYGVTDGGNFEGKTVLNRLGAAGLSAEAQEQLEATLRPARKKLLAAREQRVKPQRDENILTSWNALAVSAFLDAYQTFGTPWYLSSAEQALTFLIDYAIAEGRVSRTVAGGSGRIAGYLDDYAYLAAALLDAFETTSHSWYLEQAQVVADGMLTHFWDEGLGGFFFTAKDHEVLIHRMKSGTDSAMPSGNAVAVQVLIRLFSLTGERTYYDRAELTLRVFSQLMDQNAYGASGLLCGLDLSLSKPKEVVIVGARGNPQTESLLATLHQRYVPNKILLVIDEARRGKEGELPLAAGKVSVNGQATAYVCQQFTCSAPVTESAQLESLL from the coding sequence ATGACGCAGGCCGATTCGTTTCCCAACCGTCTCATCACTGAATCCAGCCCCTATCTCAGGCAGCATGCGCTGAATCCTGTCGACTGGTACGCCTGGGGGCCGGAGGCGTTGGCGAAGGCCAAGGCTGAAGATAAGCCGATCCTCCTGTCGATCGGCTACTCGGCCTGCCACTGGTGCCATGTCATGTCTCACGAGTGTTTCGAGAATCGTGAGATTGCGGCCGTGCTCAATGAATACTTTGTGAGCGTGAAGGTGGATCGGGAAGAGCGTCCTGATCTCGATGATATTTATCAGAAGGCCGCGCAGGTATTTCTTGGGCGGGGAGGCGGCTGGCCGCTGACGATGTTCCTCACGCCGGATCAGGAGCCGTTTTACGGCGGGACCTACTTCCCTCCGGTGTCGCGACATAATTTGCCGGGGTTCCCGCAAGTCTTGCAGGGTGTGCTGGATGCCTATCGGAATCATCGGGATGACGTGGAGAAAAATGTCGAGCGGGTCAAGGCCGGTTTGGCCCGGGTGAGTTTACATCAGCCCTCTCAGGAGCCGCTGACGGACGCGTTGCTGGTCGACGGGGTCAAGGATCTTGGGCTGTTTTTCGATCCGGTCAACGGCGGATTCGGAGAAGGGCCGAAATTCCCCACGGTGCCCCCGCTCAGCCTATTGTTGCGCCACACCTATCGCTCGAAGGACGTGACGGCTCAAGAGAAGGTCTTGCTGCAGTTGCGAAAGATGGCGGCCGGCGGGATCTACGATCATCTCGGCGGCGGGTTCCACCGGTATTCGGTCGATGGGCAGTGGCTCATCCCGCATTTCGAAAAGATGCTCTATGACAATGCACAATTGGTTCGCATCTATCTCGATGGCTGGCGGCTGACGAAAGAGGCGCGGTTCCGCCAGGTGGTCGAAGAGACGCTCGAATGGACGCGTCGGGAACTGGCGCATGCGGACGGAGCCTTTTTCGCTGCGCAGGACGCCGATAGTGAAGGTGAGGAAGGCCGGTTCTTTATCTGGGACCAGGCGGAAATTCTGGCCGTGCTTGGACAGGAGTTGGGCGAGATGTTCTGCCGCGCCTATGGCGTAACGGACGGCGGCAATTTCGAAGGGAAGACGGTCTTGAATCGGCTGGGAGCTGCGGGATTGTCCGCTGAGGCTCAGGAGCAGCTTGAAGCGACCCTGCGCCCGGCCAGGAAGAAACTGTTGGCTGCCCGCGAGCAGCGAGTGAAGCCCCAACGGGATGAGAATATTCTCACGAGCTGGAATGCTCTCGCGGTCTCGGCCTTTCTTGATGCGTATCAGACCTTTGGGACTCCGTGGTACTTGTCGTCAGCCGAGCAGGCTCTGACGTTCCTGATCGACTACGCGATTGCCGAGGGTCGCGTGTCCCGCACGGTCGCGGGCGGGAGCGGGCGGATTGCCGGCTATCTTGATGACTATGCCTATCTGGCGGCGGCGTTACTCGATGCCTTCGAGACGACGTCACATAGCTGGTATTTGGAACAGGCTCAGGTCGTGGCGGATGGTATGCTGACGCACTTCTGGGACGAAGGCCTTGGCGGGTTCTTTTTCACGGCCAAGGACCACGAGGTTCTCATCCATCGGATGAAGTCCGGCACGGATAGCGCGATGCCGTCCGGCAATGCGGTGGCGGTGCAGGTGCTGATTCGCCTCTTTTCTTTGACGGGAGAACGGACGTATTATGATCGCGCCGAGCTGACGTTGCGGGTGTTTTCCCAGTTGATGGATCAGAATGCCTATGGGGCGTCCGGGCTTCTCTGCGGGTTGGATTTGTCCTTATCCAAGCCGAAAGAAGTGGTAATCGTCGGGGCGCGGGGCAATCCGCAGACGGAATCGCTCTTGGCCACTTTGCATCAGCGGTATGTGCCGAACAAGATTCTCCTGGTCATTGACGAGGCACGACGGGGAAAAGAGGGCGAGCTACCTTTGGCGGCGGGGAAGGTGAGCGTGAACGGGCAGGCGACCGCGTATGTCTGCCAGCAGTTCACCTGCTCGGCGCCGGTGACGGAGAGCGCTCAATTGGAATCGCTTTTGTAG